In the genome of Primulina eburnea isolate SZY01 chromosome 13, ASM2296580v1, whole genome shotgun sequence, the window tctgattttcaatcttaacttcttcaaatgattgagaaagtctggaatactcttttaccatttcatgcaatgcatcaatcaagtcatttcgtGCAAATTCACtagaatcaaaatcaaatacctctccagatgtcgaggttgagtcattgtctgccattagacatttgacttcttctgcatcactgtcactggaatgactttctgagtcagatgactcagaactagagtctgcccacttagatttgctttcttcggcaatcatcgcttttcgatctcttttggactttttgtcattcttCTTGtaatcctttctcttttgatcatccttctttggtttaggacaatcagcaatgaagtgacctatctttccacagttgaagcatcccatatcaccagatggtgaatctttcttgaggttgcgattgggaccttgataggttcgatggttcttcttcatgaacctggagaatttctttacgaataaggacatagcatcactactgatttgttcagcattCTTTTCCATTGTATTGTCAGTGATCACAGCAGGTAATacctgaggtacaactgcagcagcagtagaggAGGTAGAGGtagtagcagtaaaagcagtagcagtaccAGCAAGGGCCTTGGTGGGTAagtttgaaggctcttctccacttctcacttccaattcgaactcgtaggcctttagatctgcaaataagtcgtgcagttccaatttgttcaaatctttggatactctcatagccattgttttaacatcccattctctgggtaaggctctcatcaccttgagggctatttctctgttgctatgctctttacccagagcagctagctcattgaccaagctactgaatctttcatcaaactcatttagagtttcaccagatctcattttcagattttcaaacttctgcattgctacagacagtttattttctttcgtttgctcatttccttcacatatctggatgagcttttcccaaatatcctttgcagtagaacacatttttatcttgctgaaagtgttcttgtcaagagttttatacagtatatccttcgccacattatcaagattggcctttttcttatcttcactggtccattcacttcttgacttttcgaccatctgtggtgcaccgtctgtaacagcaacagctgtgttaggctttaagattttcagtggaccatctgtgatgacataccacatgtcatcatcttgtgctgcaagatgagcttgcattcttatcttccagtcgtcaaaatattccttagagaacatagggatcttgctgaagtgtgccatttgttgtagtttttcacaaacaagaataacctgctctgataccaattgttgaggatcgaagttgagtttagagggggggtgaataaactctactcgttttttgttttgatgaggtactagaatcctgttaaggatagtagtcgaTCTTGTATGaaaactttcacctgattatagtagaacgtgcggaaacaatctgatgaagtagttgaaaaacaataaagcagtaggcagcagttgtttatggaagttcgaagataaactcttctacgtctccccttcttctgtttccagaaggtataactaaaagactttggatattacagtacaatacttgtacacacccacttcagaaggacttacacctcagcctactgaaactcttagtttctcaacttacaaaaatgcgaaacacaaagttctgaaaacaCAATATTTTATCACAAAGATTATCATGGGATTTATTGATATCTTACGAATTCTTATGAGTCTGATATATTGAACATCTACTGAAGCATATAAGTTTGTTATAATCACATATTTTCTCTTTTCCACTCAACCCATTATTTCTTTTACAAATTTCCATCACGATCAGATACTAAAACATGTTAGTTTGTGACTTTTTGCCCTCAATATCTCCCGTTGTTGTTCGTTTCGATttacaaattattttacgagccATATTGGTGATAGATGGTTGTAAGATTGTGCTTCTCTTATTCTTCTTAGAACCAAATTGAATCCgataaaacacaaattcatTTTTTATATGTCTGAATTACACAGCGCAAATACATAATTCGGACGAAACAATGAGCAAGGGACACGTTCTACTCTCAGATTTCGGCAACAAAGCATAAGGTTTGATTTATCGAAAATTATCTTAAAATTGTTCCTTATTTTCCACAATTCACACGGTTTTTCCTTTCATCAGTCGAATCTAAAAACATGTAATTGTTCTATTTTGTATTCATAAACCACCGTAAACGAATCGCAGGAGAGAAAAAAATAATGCGTCGGCCCTAAAAAGTAATGGTTACATACTAACTTTTTAATTTCCTtcattgttattatttttgttttggtTTATGGGTTATAATGCAACTGGTATGCAAAAGAAGCATAGACTTAAGGATTCCTTGCAATTCGTTCATTTCGGTATAATATCTATTTAATTTATTGATGTTGTTCAAGGTTTTTCGTTATATAATAACGGTTTTTTATGTTATACAAAGTTTGCACCAATTGGCACAAATCTTATTCATGTTTCCACAATAGTTTATCCAATTAAAACATGTTACCATCTTCTGTCATCAACTTTCTTCGATGTATATCGATTTAATGTTGGTATATTCATGTTATTCACGAATCTATTATTGCAATTCTTGAATTATTGGAACTTAAACATGTGGAGACCAATATTTAATAGTTTTCTTCTACATATTTACAcagatttaaataatattaGCATTAATGTCTTCTCCTCCTATACGGGCTACTACTCATATAAATCGCAATGACAATGAAAAGCGTCAATTAAACACATCGCGACGACGAGTACAAAGACAATTAAGGACACAAGCTGAACGACAAACAAATCTAGCCCGCCCTCGGTCAAACTACCAAAGACGTATAAATAGAAGTGCACATGCTACAAATTTTGATGAATCCAACGTTGAAATGACATATTTTACTACACATTTGAATGGTATGTTACATAAAATATGTAATGCTTCCTATTTATCagtcattattttatttttggtacttttaattttatataactCAATCACCTATTCTtatcttttactatttattaaatcTAAGAATATTAGAATAACTACTTGTGTCTTTGGTCTGTTTTTTAGATTTCCTAAAATACCCTCGCTCTACCTCTCCACGTTTTCTCACAGTTCCCACCTACTCGGATTATATTCTTCCCTCCcaactcttcttctctcataCATCGGTTTCACAAAACCAAGTTTCTCTCAAATCAAATCTAtcgtttatttgaaaaaaaaaaatcctgaAAACAGATTTTCTGAAACAGAACGCCGCAAATCTTTCATGGTTGTTGCTTACTCTTCCGCTTCCACAACAAACCAACCCCAcgctttatttatttttctcacACTACTTAAAGCAGCACATAATTTGGGTTTCGGGAAATTCAATTATTCTGGGTTTCAACCACCAAATTATCGTTGACAGTGAGGTTATCACCTCTCACACCGCAAATTGGATTCAGGTATCCGATGATTTTTCTCgattacaaaaaatttaaattatttattgtaGAATTCGCAGATTAAAATATCTACATATATGTCGATAaacttcaaatttttatttttatatgtatTCGAAGCCCCCCTGTTTTTCTTTTGGGGGATCGGGTCTGTGAATTACTGGAGAGCAATAAAGATGATGCATATACGCTTCTCTTAATCGATTCATCTATTTGTATCACAtggcttaaaatatttatgagcATTTGTGAATCATATGTATTCGAAGCCCCCTTTTTTTGGGGGGGATCGAGTCTGTGAATTATTGAAGAGCATTAAAGATGATGCATATACGCTTCTCTTAATCGATTCATCTATTTGTATCACATGGCTTATAATATTTATGAGCATTTGTTGTTTATGTGCATTTCTGTATTCTGTTTTTTGCCGACCTTCGGATTTCGAGATAAAATTTGCTGCAAAAACCATATACATTATAATTCATATTGAACAGATTGTGACCCTCCAATTTACCCAGTATGCTGCTGTGGTTGTATCGGTAGTCATGGTTGGTTGCCATGTACTTTTTGTGGATCATGTTACAACTGGTGGTTAACTTTGCAATCCTTCGATGATTCAATGGAGGAGCTAGGATTATGAAGTTGGGGAGAGGTCCAAAGCTTAAACTTCCATAAGTCTGATGAAAATAAgtacaatatattttaaaatcagTACCTTCACAATTTACAAGTGATCAAATTTGTTGAGATTATTATTTGTTACTGTTGTTTTCTCTTGGCACCCTTACTGAATATCTCCATGTTCTTTTATTCTGGAATTGTTAAAGAATGACAAAATATAGCAATAACATGAGCTCCGCAAGAGATGAACTAGCTAAGATGGCCAGTTGGGTCATCGCTTCGAATTTTTGATTGTTTATATTtggaaaatttaaatttatcgttgatttttttttcttatcagAAAAACTTTTCTGTTATTGTGATTTATTCCCTTTTGGTGgaatttgataatttatttttaattttagtgCTGCTATTTCTGGTAGGTTACGGCTGTTGTTGCATCCGGATTTGTGCGTGACGTCGGTGCGGATAAAGTAGACTTTAAGTTCAGGAGGCCAAAGTCAATAGAATTTGGGGGGAATTATTCATTTCAGTCCATTACAAGGCCGGATGTAAATGTGGATCTTTTTCTCAGGTTACCCAAAGTACTTTTTTCCTACCTTAAAAAAAGCATGAGTTAGCactgaagttttaaaaaattagaataTTGACTTGGCTTTAGCTATGAAAACATTGTTTATTGATTAAATACAAATATGTGTCTCGATTTTTATTTGATGAGATACaatgagatttttttttttttaatttgggtTTAACTTATCCTTTTAACTGCTATGCAAATCGGATCCCAATGCCCATCAGTTTCTATTGCGATTGAAATCACAATTAATATTCATTCTTTAAACATTGAACGACCTTTGCTCAAATTATAGCATGTTGAAACACACGTACAGATTTTTTgactttaaatgatttttttctcAATGACTTATTGGTTAACTGTGTGAAAAGTATTTGGAGAGTATAGTTTTTTTGGTTATGTTGCAACTAATGATTTTCATTGGTCTCTTTTTCTTCCTCTTTTACATATCTGAAGTTTATTTAGATTGAATTGATTTGATTCTGTCGTGTTTTTAGTTTTAGCCACCATTGAAGTCAATTATATGATAGTCAATGGCCGATGGAAATGTTGTTTGgattttatatatatcaatgtACATCATTTGTATGCTTTTTAAGTGATTCATTTGTTGATTTAGATGATCCATTTCTCGAATTTTCCTTTGAACTATTAAATATCGAATTCGTATTTTATTTCCATGTGATCGTCActtttttttcataaatgaatAATCATTTATCACTTATTTGTTGGTAAAGAATGAGAAATATAGCCATAACATTAactctaaaaaataatataacattctgtaatattttgtttcaaaaatatttatacTATATTATCTCCTTATAATgttttttacatatatatacatcttgtagaacccgtaaatcagtctacgtttaaaccatgcataattctagatttttaaatttaattgactccATTGcaggattattttaaatgcatttctttgaagttaattattttattatttcaacccagtagttgattttcagcatttcagttatttcagtgaggccggactggagatggagttttgagatagaattttagatttcgagaaatatttccggGAGTTAAATTAACTAGAAAGTAAGTTCATTCAAGTTAGTAAGAAGatgtgaggatttaatttaagttgcttgaggtgattaagaaataagcccatttaagttgcataattaaaaggttagctcactaaattaattaaaggattagtaagGCCTTTAAGGATTATTAGTTGACTAGATAAACAACACTCCCCATCCATTTTTAGAagtgaaatttcggccaccccttagtaCCTAGACAATTATTTTTGCCAACCCACATTTGGCCATTCCATGTAAATTTTTAGCATGCTAATCTTTTCAATTATTAACCAAACCTTAATTAGTTAGTTATTAAGCATGATCCTAGCCTTGGATACCATACAATACATCGGTCAAGGCATTCCCAAGGAGATTTGACAAGCATGTGCAAATTTTAAGGAGTGTGGGACTTAGTCTTGAGTTGAGATCCTATATTTGTGGATCTTGCCTCTCACCTTTCCAACCATTTTTCTCCCCACCTCCATAACCACTCCATCACACCCCTCCCCACTGAAATTCAGAGAGTTTGAGAGGGGAAATTTCGTGACCCTCATAGCTAGAGCAAAGGAGAAAAATCCAGCAAGGTAGCAAGAAAAGAAATCGCTccatctcctccgcgccggatcgtctcattcttttcgttttctttcgaaacgaatccaaggcatgtatatactttttctaaacctcaatcaagtcatattatcagtATTTTTAAGTGCATGATCAGATTTCATCATGATAAAACCGAaatgtttcaagaatttttcagaaaaccaacatgcagattttttcggttttcttggGCAGCTTCACGGTTTGCTTCGTGTTGTGGATTTCAGGTtatggttcgactccaggctcccaaggctgttcctagacatgtaataggatgcattaggaccatgttggtccattcattcAGCCCCCACCCTTGCTGGAaatcgaaatgacagcaaccttCCCAATAGTGCAGAATCTTgttcgaaaatttcagtttgttgtcatggaggaaggatctgatcttggatgccctaggggcctatagccatgatTAGAtaacttccctagcatgtctaagacgtgactaagtcgcccttttggtggcttggtccatggctcctcggtttttaattaaaacatcacaacagcccctcccctctcggccctTCAGTTTTTGGACAGCATATGTATTTCGAGTTTTGTggtttggtatggatcttggttggcctatggcccttagccacggttcataccatacccctagatgtctagatcgcgtcatggtcaatcaaatggtcaTTGGAACGATTCGTGACATCCAAACAAAAGCAATGCACCCTACGTGCAGAATTTGTTCTCGGTTGGAACGTTTGGTTGCTTGCTggtgtggttcgaattgtgtctggtcttgtgcccttagccatggttcaaatccttccttgggatgttggtaagggtctctggtcggtggtgtaagccccaatggccggcggactcgaaaacgacacaaggaaaacaagtgcgcagctgctggaattttacagcaagttgctgtgtcggttcagaggcttgttcgagttcttggtcggcttttagcccatggccttggactggacagtgcctaatcaagttaggaaggtcatgtttttggccgttcgtcatTCGGAGCATTTTTgtagtcgtacgagaatttacggtgcgatgtgccgagttgcgcagctgctgtatttttttgacagcaagttgctgtgacggttcagaggctcgttcgagtttttggtcggcttttagcccatggccttggactggacagtgcctaatcaagttaggaaggtcatgttttttgccgtttgtcattcggatcatttttgaattcgtacgagaatttacggtacgatgtgccaaattgactctcgaaagagcgtttcttgttttggcctccattccacctagatttcgaccatcagaattttaggagcattatttcattattttcagcgtattttaatcatgacgttaCGGTGGTTTAGTGTTTGTTCgcgttggttcggagtcatgattaaatacgaagtcgttagatgtaattgtcgcattttcaaactaaattacatagttggtcaagtttaagctattgcatattttcatggcaccgttaggttgcagcgagcctgggggacgatccaacccactccagttggtaaaattacaggatattttcattatcgccagttaattattttacgtgcatgaaaacagaaaatgattatttttgagatttatgcgatatagcttgtggttcattcactatgtgggagcattatttatacggtcgccagtgaccgctcagttcaggttggtaccatcaggtcgccagtgacctatcagttcaggatggtaccatcgggtcttcagtgaccgccagctcagtttcaggctccccggtagtcagttaccgatcagttcagcttagtgcagtggccacaggcgtaaaacataatctcaacagaaaattttaccagttatttcagtacagggctccaaggagcaaacgtttttactatgattatcagttcagttatgcacgtattataattgctcagtacagattattttcagcatgagtacagattattttcagcatgcctcatgacatgatattttatcccatgcatattttacttcagattttactcgttacctgcgatatatgcatgctgagtctttaggctcactagacttgattgttgtaggtattgatgaggccagggccgaggacggggaccagtgagccagcttgggtcggcagtagtggcacccgaggacctcagtgcagcagttgttatttttccgctaataatttttatcagtcgttggacaaattttaagttgttatttttggcaactttatttttattccgctgcaataatttgaaacattgaacttgattcacctgtgattttatgaatgagaccgtttaagttcttttaaaaagaaaattttaaattttccgcaaattttcaaagtaaggattttcgggccttcacagttggtatcagagcctatgttcttgtaaagggttacactactactgactccGAGAAactcacgaagccacgtcttcggtctgtaagttttacagttcagcattttgttcagcattttatttaaagcatgaattattttgtcagcatgcttccagattttcagtatttcagtgttcagttaaaataaattatggaattatgcatgttagttacgtacgggttatgtatggaacagtatgccccctagacgccagGTTGGGCGCCCGAGAGGTGGCGCGAGGCGCTGTCATGAGTACGGTGAGGATCGTAGGCGGGAGGAAGACTTACCTCCACCCCCTCCGCCtgatatgaatgcccagatgctagctgggatgacgcagttcttcgcacagtttgcggggaacaatgccgtTGTCGCTGCCGCAGCCAGGCCGGCAGGATCCGAGGCTGTTTATGAgcgattcatgaagatgcgccCAAAGGAATTCTCCGGGACATCTGACCCCATggttgccgagggatggatcaagtccctcgaggttatctttgaTTTCATGGAGCTGGGAGACGCCGACCGAGTTCGATGTGCGACCTATTTATTTactggagacgcccgcttatggtgggaaggagcttcgGTGGCCTTGACTTTGGCTACACTTTCTTGGACCCGAtttacggaggttttctactccaagtattttaCCGAGGAGGTTCGCACCAGACTGACCACAGAGTTCATGAGTCTGAGGCAGGGGGATATGTCAgttacggagtttatccgtaagttcgagaggggctgtcactttgtgcccctgatcgcgaatgatgccaGAGCGAAGTTGATGCACTTTCTGGTGggactacggccgatcttgcgccgagACGTTAGGGTATCTGACCCTGCCACTTATGAGATCGCAGTCTCCAAAGCCTTAGCCGCTGAGCAGGATCAGCGGGACATCGAGAGagaccgccagggcaagcgcccaatcCAGGTAccccaccgccctcctcctcatcagcatcagcagcagcatAAGAGGCCATTCCATGGACCGCCTAGGAACAGAGAGCCCCAccaccagcagcagcagcagcagcggggacgcccagccccgaggactcagGAGTACCCAGTCTGTCCGAGGTGCTCtcgccgccatcctggagcatgcatggctggctcaggaaagtgttttaagtgtggcagtccagacccCATGTTGCCACATTGCCCTCAGAGGAATTTGCCTACTCAGGGCCGAGTTTTCGCTCTACATGCCGCGGAAACCAACCCTGAGACCATGTTATTAACAGGTACCTTTAAGTTTAGAATTATTATTGAATTTCAGTGTTTTGGGAATCAGGATTTAGAATTTGAACTTAGAAcagcgataggattgcatgctctacttagtattattttcgggacttagttagaagaactgtggcctttgcatgtctataagcttaGCTTCTATGATCTTTGGGTTCCGCTTAGTGTTCCGAACTTTCAGGAAGAATTTTCATAGCCGGCTcagctaccaaggccttgatagattcaggggccacgcACTCGTTCATTTCGGAGGTCTTCACaaactttctcaagatcaagaccattgggctagacatagccttttcagtagtgttgccgtcaggcgaggagatgacagccaccaatgttatccgagatatagaccttgagctgcacggtaagcttgtatatgcggatctgattgtgctaccgatgccggaattcgacatcatcctagggatggattggctactgaagaacagagtgttgatagacttccagc includes:
- the LOC140809335 gene encoding uncharacterized protein; amino-acid sequence: MPPRRQVGRPRGGARRCHEYGEDRRREEDLPPPPPPDMNAQMLAGMTQFFAQFAGNNAVVAAAARPAGSEAVYERFMKMRPKEFSGTSDPMVAEGWIKSLEVIFDFMELGDADRVRCATYLFTGDARLWWEGASVALTLATLSWTRFTEVFYSKYFTEEVRTRLTTEFMSLRQGDMSVTEFIRKFERGCHFVPLIANDARAKLMHFLVGLRPILRRDVRVSDPATYEIAVSKALAAEQDQRDIERDRQGKRPIQVPHRPPPHQHQQQHKRPFHGPPRNREPHHQQQQQQRGRPAPRTQEYPVCPRCSRRHPGACMAGSGKCFKCGSPDPMLPHCPQRNLPTQGRVFALHAAETNPETMLLTGIDEARAEDGDQ